Sequence from the Mixophyes fleayi isolate aMixFle1 chromosome 4, aMixFle1.hap1, whole genome shotgun sequence genome:
TTGATCCAGGATCTGCGGTTGGCCCTGGTTTGGGACATATAAGTTAACAAAAGTATACAGTATCAAATAACCTACACTTGACCAGAAACGTTAATAGAGTTTTATTCAGACTGTTCCGTATTAGAATCTCAATTTGTGGGTAAAGCTTATTGGGCATTGAATGTGCTTTTTAAGTGAGATCCAACCACTTCAAGTATCTGGCTGTTGGTTGCCATAGATTTTATAGTCTATGCCATTAACCTAGAACAATTAGGAATAATTTTCATTAAATGTTGTGATGTAATTACCAATATTTCGCAATTTTCCCTGGATGTAGAATATATTTGCAATTAACTCTTCTGTGAATGTGCAGTTGGTAGGGTGTCCCACTTTGCATCACCCTTCAAGTGTATTTTTTTACGTCATGACAAATACATCACATATACAGTATTTCTATGTGTCTTATTTAATTTTTGCATTAATAGTACTACTTACAATTATTTGGCAACAGTCAAACAACAAATGTCACCTACTCAATAAACCAGCCTAATAATTTTCTTGCCTTATAAGTCTAAGGATGcagaaatacaattattatttctGTGCATAATGaaaatctaaaatattttataaataaagtgaTGACATTCAGGAAACATATTTACTGGGAATGTTAATCCATTCACCAGTCCTTTTGAGCCTCTATAACATTTTATCTCTCAAAAAACACTAGTGTCCACTCCATTGACTAAATGCCACCACTGGCTGTGCGTAGATGAAGCCTGAGACATACAAAGTAACCTGCTTTaatcatttaataaatgtaaggTAATAAGGGCTCTAAAGCTGCAAGTAGACAATCTATAGATAAATTATTAAAGAGTTGGAGTTGATTTAATggtttaaataaagtaaaaacataCACAGATGGGTACggtagtcatatatatatatatatatatatatatatacctatatatatatatacaggtagaTTTCATATGCATTTATATGGAGGTTAGGTCCCAGACTAAGACTATGATTAGAATGCACGTTATCACAGAGAAAAAGCAAAGGAAGGATCAAGCAACATCTGGATCCCATCTCCAACATCTGATAATCTAGGATTTTGTTATACATATCCCTGGGGGTGATTTGCTATAATAGTAAAGGAAAGACAGCTCCTGTAATAATGCTACTCTTCCATGCTGAAAAAAGTGCTGCATTCTAGAAGACTGCTCAATGGACAGTGCCTTATTTATAGCGGTAGAATTGTATTACTTTATGGTTCCTCTTGAGTTATTACTTTTAAGACAATGTTCTTGTAGCTCCTGATCATCCTTCACCTTCTTCAATACTGTCAGGTGCCTTTCTCTTCTTCGAAACTGATATATCCAGAATTTCAAATTTTGTCTTTCCAATTTCTCTTGTATGAAAAGACTGAGGTGCTTGGTAGCCATCTTCTTGTGGGTCCAGGGGATACTTGGACAGGAGGATGCAAATAGACGGAATTTTTTTGTGAACAGTTAAACATGGGGCTGGGTTCTTGATTTCCGGTCCTTTTTGCTCCCACTTCTCCTGCAAAGCTTTGTACTGTACCTTGGTGATCTGGTGGAGCCCACCTACTTGCCTTTTCAGTATTTCTACACAGGTGATGGCTTTAGTAACAGCCCGACCATAGGCACTGAAGACAATCTGCCTGGTTCCCTCTGATCCCATATACGTCAATGCGTATCCAACCAAATTACGGATTTTACTGCCCTCTTTCACCCTCATCTGTGCCACATGTGGATGAAGGTCATTGAATGGCAGACATTTCCCATCATCTTCATCCATGATTTGTACCCGCCGGAAGTTTTCCATTCTGGACAAGGAGACAGGACATGTTTTTAAGTCATCTCTGCAGCCTAAATGAAATGAGTCAGAGCTAAagaatactattttaataaaatgaggCCACCTTTAAGCTGAACAACGATCTCATTTGAAATATAGATAACATTGGAATATGAACTGTAATGGCAA
This genomic interval carries:
- the RPP25 gene encoding ribonuclease P protein subunit p25, with product MENFRRVQIMDEDDGKCLPFNDLHPHVAQMRVKEGSKIRNLVGYALTYMGSEGTRQIVFSAYGRAVTKAITCVEILKRQVGGLHQITKVQYKALQEKWEQKGPEIKNPAPCLTVHKKIPSICILLSKYPLDPQEDGYQAPQSFHTREIGKTKFEILDISVSKKRKAPDSIEEGEG